Proteins encoded by one window of Arachis ipaensis cultivar K30076 chromosome B04, Araip1.1, whole genome shotgun sequence:
- the LOC107636958 gene encoding LEAF RUST 10 DISEASE-RESISTANCE LOCUS RECEPTOR-LIKE PROTEIN KINASE-like 2.2 translates to MPKLVEVNLEGNSIEGSIPDLSNSTSLQYLLLANNRLTGVVPPFLGFLNNISQVSLENNWLQGPLPAFNKSRAPKLNFTSNGFCLDHPGPCDHRVITLLQVAQTLYYPFLLAQSWRGNNPCQDWNFITCDDKGNIRTVNLTNLNLTGTISLSFKNLTVLEGLYLGGNRLNGSILDILTSLRQLKILDVSNNNLSGSLPPFSKKTIVITTGNAFLQQSHSPKTSLSSTFIIGISAGVGVIVMIFVAISYYCKRHFSRIMLNKETSLVRQFGEQINNATLVRYTYAEVEQMTNSFQEELGKGGFGIVYKGSLNDGCQLAVKILKEMKGSAEEFVNEVVTISRTSHVNIVSLLEFCYEMNKQALIYEFMSKGSLDKYKCKEGSSELDWKTLLQIVTGVAQGLDYLHRGCNTRILHFDIKPQNMLLDEKFCPKIADFGLARICKKDESVVSILDRRGIPGYISPEMFSRRNGRVSHKSDVYSYGMLILEMIGGNDNYDIGESHSTEYFSDWILKDIKEDKIRLLRFASGKDDEDIIKKILFVGLWCIQMNPSDRPKMCKVVEMLQGKLESISLESIISSPTVPLL, encoded by the exons ATGCCAAAATTGGTTGAAGTGAATCTTGAGGGGAATTCCATCGAGGGTTCTATCCCAGACTTATCCAATTCCACCAGCTTGCAATATCTATTGCTTGCAAACAATCGGTTAACGGGTGTAGTTCCACCTTTTCTGGGATTTCTCAATAATATCTCTCAAGTTTCATTGGAAAACAACTGGTTGCAGGGTCCTCTTCCTGCATTTAATAAGAGTCGGGCTCCAAAGCTAAATTTCACTTCTAATGGATTCTGTTTAGACCATCCTGGACCTTGTGATCACAGAGTCATCACTCTGCTTCAAGTTGCTCAGACACTTTATTATCCATTTCTGCTGGCACAATCGTGGCGAGGAAACAATCCGTGTCAAGATTGGAATTTTATCACCTGTGATGATAAGGGCAACATCAGAACCGTAAATTTGACCAACTTGAATTTGACGGGAACAATATCTCTCTCATTCAAGAATTTAACGGTTCTGGAAGGATTGTATCTTGGTGGAAATAGACTGAACGGTTCCATACTAGATATCTTGACAAGTCTACGACAACTCAAGATTCTGGATGTGTCTAACAATAATTTATCGGGAAGTCTTCCACCGTTCTCAAAAAAAACCATTGTCATTACCACAGGCAATGCTTTTCTCCAGCAGTCTCACTCGCCGAAAACCTCGCTCTCTTCTACTTTCATTATAG GTATATCAGCTGGTGTTGGCGTTATTGTAATGATCTTTGTTGCAATTTCTTATTATTGCAAGAGGCATTTCAGTAGGATAATGCTGAACAAAGAAACATCTCTTGTTCGACAATTTGGGGAGCAAATAAATAATGCAACACTAGTGAGATATACTTATGCAGAAGTAGAACAGATGACAAACTCATTTCAAGAAGAGTTAGGAAAAGGAGGATTTGGTATTGTATACAAAGGAAGTTTAAATGATGGTTGTCAACTGGCAGTGAAGATACTTAAGGAGATGAAAGGAAGTGCAGAAGAATTTGTAAACGAGGTTGTTACTATCAGTAGAACATCTCATGTGAACATTGTTTCACTTTTGGAATTTTGCTATGAAATGAATAAACAGGCTCTTATTTATGAATTCATGTCTAAGGGCTCTTTGGATAAATATAAATGTAAAGAGGGATCTTCCGAGTTAGATTGGAAAACACTACTTCAGATTGTAACTGGCGTTGCTCAAGGGTTAGACTACTTACATCGAGGGTGCAATACAAGAATTTTGCATTTTGATATCAAACCCCAAAATATGCTTCTTGATGAAAAATTTTGTCCAAAAATTGCTGATTTTGGACTAGCTAGAATATGCAAAAAGGATGAAAGTGTTGTGTCTATATTAGACAGAAGAGGGATTCCGGGTTATATTTCACCAGAAATGTTTAGTCGAAGGAATGGTAGAGTTTCTCACAAGTCAGATGTATATAGTTATGGAATGCTAATTCTTGAAATGATTGGAGGAAACGATAATTATGATATTGGAGAATCTCATAGTACTGAATACTTTTCTGATTGGATTTTGAAGGATATCAAAGAAGATAAAATTCGTCTATTGAGATTTGCTtctggaaaagatgatgaagatataataaaaaagattttatttgtCGGTTTATGGTGCATCCAAATGAATCCATCAGATAGACCAAAAATGTGTAAAGTGGTGGAAATGTTACAAGGAAAACTTGAATCAATATCACTAGAGTCCATCATATCTTCTCCGACAGTACCTCTCTTATAG
- the LOC110271574 gene encoding uncharacterized protein LOC110271574, whose protein sequence is MEKESNVFGKKPMSFRFKGEERSARVYRFNFKQHHFLIFFLCCISGSPPQHASDAATPCVRRRTLLPPPPRRTLPKRLEEVEESVKVLKDAAKTRKVAAEKILSALSVIEKAKIDPSGFLETLGGNESPGRTWMLIFTAEVNIFLLLFCLLVLWL, encoded by the exons ATGGAAAAAGAATCAAATGTGTTTGGCAAGAAGCCCATGAG tttcagATTCAAAGGAGAAGAGAGGTCTGCTAGGGTTTATAGGTTCAATTTCAAACAACACCATTTTCTCATCTTCTTCCTCTGCTGTATCTCTGGTTCGCCGCCACAACACGCATCAGACGCCGCCACTCCCTGCGTCCGCCGCCGCACGCTGCTTCCACCGCCGCCGCGCAGGACTCTGCCTAAACGCTTGGAG GAAGTAGAGGAAAGTGTAAAAGTGCTAAAAGATGCAGCTAAGACGAGAAAGGTAGCAGCAGAGAAGATTCTGTCTGCACTTTCTGTCATTGAGAAAGCGAAAATTGATCCTTCTGGCTTTCTTGAAACCCTGGGTGGCAATGAATCTCCTGGGAGGACATGGATGCTAATTTTCACCGCTGAGGTGAACATATTTCTATTACTTTTTTGTTTGCTCGTTCTTTGGCTATAA